ACGACCGATGGTGTGCTGACGCGCGATTGGGTCATCCGCCAGCTTGCACTGCCGGAAGACGTCAAGCCGCTCGACCTCGACCTGTTTGCGCTCAAGGCCACGCTTGAAGACCAGCCCCAGATTTCCGGCGCGGAGCTGCGCCTGGAGCTGCCCGGCACGCTCCATATCGATGTGCAGGAGCGCGAGCCGCTGTTGCGTGTGCGCACCCAATGGCCCGATGGCCGCTACGGCGTCGCCCTCATCGCGCGCGACGGCACCGTTTACGAAGGCTACAACTACTCCCGCGAGCGCCTGATGCGCCTGCCCGGGGCGACCGGAATCCCGCTCACCTCGACGGGGCCGGGCCGCTATGCGCCGGTCTACGGGATGGATGTGGTGGCCGAGTTCCTCGAAACCGCCGCCAACCGCACGCCCGAGCTGTGGCAGGACTGGCGCGCAATCTCGCTCGAACGCTTTTCCGGCGATGTGAATGCGCCCGACGCGCTCATTACCGTCTACGGCAACTACGTCAAGGAGTGGGTGTTCTCACCCTCCGGAGATTTTCCCTCGCAACTGGCGGCGGCGCGTCAGCTCTACCTCCGCGCCAAATCGAGCCGGGTCAACACCCTGGCTCTGGTCGACGTATCCTACCCGGAGCACGCCGTCGTCCGCCTGCCCTAATTACCACTTCCCTCTGTAAATTCCTATGTCTCTCCCGCGCAGCAAGATCATCGGTGCCGTCGAAATGGGCACCTCCAAGATCGTCGTCCTCGTCGGTGAAGTCCACCAAGGCCGCAGCCTGAACATCATCGGCATGGGCCAAACCAGCTCCAACGGGATCAGGAAAGGGGAGATCGTCGACATGCGCCAGGCCAGCGACGGCACGCATGCCGCCATCCTGCAGGCCGAGAAGCAGGCCGGCGCGCAGATCGAAGGCATCTACCTCTCGCTCAGCGGCAGCCACCTCCAAGGCTTTTCCAACCCCGGCATGGTCACCGTGGCCGACCCGGACAACTTTGTGACGCGCGACGACCTGCGCCGCGCCGCCGCCAACGCCAAGAGCAAGGCGCTGCCCCCCGGGCGCGTCTACATCCACCACGTGCGCAGCGGCTTCGTGCTCGACGGGCGCGAAGTGGGCGACCCCATCGGGATGCAGGGCCAGCGCCTCGAAGCGCGTTACTGGCACGTGCATGGTGACGAGCGAAAGGTGAGCGACGCCCTCCACGTGATCAACGGTTTCGGCATGGACGTGGACGATGTCGTGCTTTCCAGCATCGCCGCCGGCAGCATGGTGGCCACCGATGCAGAGAAGCAGGCGGGCGTGCTGGTGGTCGACATCGGTGCGGGCTCGACCGACTACGTGTTGTATCGTCACGGGCACATCGTACGCACGGGCACCCTCGCCGTGGGGGGCCAGCATATGTCCAACGATTTGAGCCTTGGACTGCGCCTGCCCGCGCAGGTGGCCGAGGCCCTGAAGCTCCGCGTAGGCCGTGCGATCTTCACCAAGGACGACCGCGAGACGACGACGATGGCTTTTAACGACATGTCGATCGGAGACCGCCCGATCCCCATGATCTCGATCTCCCGCATCCTGCATGCGCGCTGCGAAGAGATTTTCACGATCCTCAAGAACCGCCTCGGCAGCCAGGTGAGCCCCGCGCAACTCGCCGGTGGCGTCGTGCTGACGGGGGCCGCCACTCAGTTGCAAGGCCTGCCCGAGCTGGCGGAACACGTGCTGGGTGTCGACGTTCGGCGCGGGACCAACCCGGACTGGGTGGTGCACAAGGAGCTGCGCACCCCGGAATACAGCACTGTGCTCGGCCTGCTCAACTACGGCCTGCGCAACCAGCAGCGCCCTGCCGCCCCGGCGGAGACGCAAGTCCGCAAGCCGCGCCTGCTCACGATGGTGAGCCAACTCTTCAAATAAGCCTCCCGCTTTTTCGACCGATGAACAATTTCACTTCAGACAGCCCGCTGCAGTCGGCCGAACTCGACTCCCACGGCATCCGCGTCAAGATCGTCGGCGTGGGCGGCGCGGGGAACAACGCCGTCGACCGCCTGAAGATCGACCAGCTCGACCAGGTCGACCTGGCGGTGGTGAATACCGACACCAAGACCCTTTCCGTCTCGCCGATTGGCGAAAAGCTGATGATTGGCCGGGCGTTGACCCGTGGCATGAGCGCCGGAGGCGAAGCCGAGATCGGTCGCCAGGCTGCCGAGGCCGACCGCCGCCTGATCGAGCAGATGGTCAACGGCGTCGATCTGGTCTTTCTCCTCGCCGGTTTGGGTGGGGGTACGGGCAGCGGTGCCGCTCCGGTGGTGGCCGAGACGGCGGCAGCTTCGGGCGCGATCGTCATTGCCTTCGTCACCATGCCCTTCACCCGGGAGGGCAGCCGCCGCCAGCAACAGGCCGATGAGGCGCTGATCCGCCTGCGCGAGCACTGCCACGCCGTGATTTCGCTGCCCAACGACCTTTTGCTCCAGCAGATCGACGAGCAGGCTACCGTGATGGAAGCCTTCGCGCTGGCGGACGAGTGGATCAGCAAGGGCGTGCGTTCGATTTGGTCGATGCTTTTCCTGCAAGGCCTCATCAACGTCGATTTCGCCACCCTGCGCAGTGCCTTTACCTGCCGCGGGGGCAAGACGCTCTTCGGTACCGCCGAGGGGGCAGGGGAAGACGCCGTGGCGCAGGTGATCCGCAACCTCGACCTCTGCCCTCTGCTCCACTTGCCGGAAAACCGTTACCTGCGCAAGGCCGACCGCCTGATCGTGAACATCACCGGCGGCACCTCGCTTACCATGACGCAGGTGCACGAGATCCTGCAGTATGTGACGGATCGCTTTGGCAGCAAAGAACATACGGTGCTCGGCGCGGTGATCGACTCCGAGCTGGGCGACCAGCTTTCGCTCACCGTCATCGGCACCACCGATGTGGGCAGCCCCGCCAAGAGCAACCGCCGCTTTATCCCCGTGCCGGCCGCCAATGCCGCTGCACAGGCCCCGCAGGTGCGTGTGAAAG
The window above is part of the Verrucomicrobiota bacterium JB022 genome. Proteins encoded here:
- a CDS encoding FtsQ-type POTRA domain-containing protein; protein product: MPRLTDPASDTVDARNWRTLQQQKARRKVRPQTEKARMRRRLRAMRIAAYAFLVCALLGGTAWTIWFAGENWAVVTNPTPKGTLDHIQVTTDGVLTRDWVIRQLALPEDVKPLDLDLFALKATLEDQPQISGAELRLELPGTLHIDVQEREPLLRVRTQWPDGRYGVALIARDGTVYEGYNYSRERLMRLPGATGIPLTSTGPGRYAPVYGMDVVAEFLETAANRTPELWQDWRAISLERFSGDVNAPDALITVYGNYVKEWVFSPSGDFPSQLAAARQLYLRAKSSRVNTLALVDVSYPEHAVVRLP
- the ftsA gene encoding cell division protein FtsA; this encodes MSLPRSKIIGAVEMGTSKIVVLVGEVHQGRSLNIIGMGQTSSNGIRKGEIVDMRQASDGTHAAILQAEKQAGAQIEGIYLSLSGSHLQGFSNPGMVTVADPDNFVTRDDLRRAAANAKSKALPPGRVYIHHVRSGFVLDGREVGDPIGMQGQRLEARYWHVHGDERKVSDALHVINGFGMDVDDVVLSSIAAGSMVATDAEKQAGVLVVDIGAGSTDYVLYRHGHIVRTGTLAVGGQHMSNDLSLGLRLPAQVAEALKLRVGRAIFTKDDRETTTMAFNDMSIGDRPIPMISISRILHARCEEIFTILKNRLGSQVSPAQLAGGVVLTGAATQLQGLPELAEHVLGVDVRRGTNPDWVVHKELRTPEYSTVLGLLNYGLRNQQRPAAPAETQVRKPRLLTMVSQLFK
- a CDS encoding cell division protein FtsZ — translated: MNNFTSDSPLQSAELDSHGIRVKIVGVGGAGNNAVDRLKIDQLDQVDLAVVNTDTKTLSVSPIGEKLMIGRALTRGMSAGGEAEIGRQAAEADRRLIEQMVNGVDLVFLLAGLGGGTGSGAAPVVAETAAASGAIVIAFVTMPFTREGSRRQQQADEALIRLREHCHAVISLPNDLLLQQIDEQATVMEAFALADEWISKGVRSIWSMLFLQGLINVDFATLRSAFTCRGGKTLFGTAEGAGEDAVAQVIRNLDLCPLLHLPENRYLRKADRLIVNITGGTSLTMTQVHEILQYVTDRFGSKEHTVLGAVIDSELGDQLSLTVIGTTDVGSPAKSNRRFIPVPAANAAAQAPQVRVKGEKTPPPVQEPEPDLFNLVVPPELDENEVEPFSPHDPGKQSEFDFPRLEDNRGLFERTEANLYEGEDLDIPTYLRRGIKIAVESRKA